A stretch of Coccidioides posadasii str. Silveira chromosome 2, complete sequence DNA encodes these proteins:
- the GAL1 gene encoding galactokinase (EggNog:ENOG410PGJ4~COG:G~BUSCO:4466at33183), giving the protein MAELVPHTQSIADIYPSDVAGDRKVAPDQQARWISLIKAFRHLYAQSPDFVARSPGRVNIIGEHIDYSLYDVLPTALRVDVLIAIKAVQTNGQDGFVQLSNVYDAKFPATEFQIPHDRDVEIDASKNDWANYFKAGLLVAIKFLRKKSNRSSFVPSSIKALVDGNVPPGGGLSSSAAFVCASALAVVKAHGCDISKQELLDISLVSERFVGVYSGGMDQAASIFSRHGYLLYVRFFPRFHTQYVPIPKTEPELTFLVAQTFITSNKAETAPKHYNLRVAECTLGALVLAKLHGIELPKDSSSLGYSFRTYHHELMQKEGRLEDPLEYQLDSIILGVTELLTQEQGYTREEIAKILGLTVPELESKFLSAFPVQADRFLLRQRALHCFKEARRVLDFKACLSRSNHLDEHGVRYLGQLMNESQESCRTLYDCSCPEVNSICEIALQAGSFGSRLTGAGWGGCTVHMIPQSKVEAVTSALKREYYSKRFPELNEEELKHAMVISKPSNGSFVISGAAITDVEYENGV; this is encoded by the exons ATGGCAGAGCTAGTTCCCCACACGCAGTCTATCGCTGATATCTATCCTTCAGACGTTGCTGGGGACCGCAAGGTCGCTCCAGATCAACAAGCCAGGTGGATTAGCCTGATCAAGGCTTTCAGGCACCTCTATGCCCAGTCGCCTGATTTTGTTGCAAGAAGCCCAGGCAGGGTGAACATTATCGGCGAACATATCGATTATTCGCTCTATGATGTCCTCCCAACCGCCCTACGCGTTGACGTCCTCATCGCCATAAAAGCTGTTCAGACAAACGGCCAGGATGGCTTTGTGCAACTCTCAAACGTCTATGACGCTAAATTTCCCGCTACAGAGTTTCAAATACCCCACGACCGCGACGTCGAAATCGACGCCAGCAAGAACGACTGGGCAAATTATTTTAAAGCGGGATTGCTGGTAGCCATCAAGTTTCTCCGCAAAAAATCAAACCGCAGCAGTTTCGTTCCTTCAAGCATAAAGGCTCTGGTCGATGGAAATGTTCCACCAGGCGGCGGCCTCTCAAGCAGCGCAGCATTCGTCTGTGCCAGTGCCCTGGCCGTCGTTAAAGCTCACGGCTGCGATATTTCAAAGCAAGAGTTATTGGATATTTCTCTAGTCTCCGAACGTTTCGTCGGAGTTTACTCAGGAGG AATGGACCAGGCGGCATCTATTTTCTCACGCCATGGCTACCTTCTATATGTTCGATTCTTCCCTAGATTTCACACACAATATGTGCCGATTCCCAAAACAGAACCCGAACTCACGTTTCTGGTAGCCCAGACTTTCATCACATCCAACAAAGCAGAAACTGCTCCAAAGCACTACAATTTGAGAGTGGCTGAATGTACTCTTGGCGCATTGGTTCTGGCAAAATTACACGGCATCGAATTGCCAAAGGATTCCAGCTCTCTAGGTTACAGCTTTCGCACCTATCATCACGAACTAATGCAAAAGGAGGGCCGTTTGGAGGACCCTCTTGAGTACCAACTAGACTCTATTATTCTAGGAGTAACCGAACTCCTGACCCAAGAGCAGGGTTATACCCGGGAAGAAATTGCTAAAATTCTAGGACTTACCGTCCCGGAGCTCGAATCCAAGTTTCTATCCGCTTTCCCTGTCCAAGCAGATCGATTTCTCCTACGCCAACGTGCCCTCCACTGCTTCAAAGAGGCACGAAGAGTCCTCGACTTCAAAGCCTGTCTTTCTAGATCTAATCACCTCGATGAGCACGGAGTTAGGTATCTGGGCCAACTCATGAATGAGTCACAGGAATCATGTCGCACGCTTTACGACTGCTCATGTCCTGAGGTCAATTCAATATGCGAAATTGCCCTCCAAGCCGGTTCCTTTGGTAGCCGCTTGACAGGTGCTGGCTGGGGCGGATGTACTGTTCACATGATCCCTCAATCCAAGGTCGAAGCTGTCACATCAGCTTTAAAGAGAGAGTATTACAGTAAGCGATTCCCCGAGCTAAACGAGGAAGAATTGAAGCATGCTATGGTGATTAGCAAACCTTCTAATGGGTCGTTTGT CATTTCCGGCGCTGCGATTACAGATGTAGAGTATGAAAACGGGGTATAA
- a CDS encoding uncharacterized protein (EggNog:ENOG410PGEA~COG:D~BUSCO:3537at33183), giving the protein MPTMAEIPWPPKSPHDALVSSPGGRRKFEEIQRRKHLARANLASPYKSKASELLDEHTEYAVDDDDDEETLQLKLAAIEARLKLKRLKQQNGTTSKLTRADVDGDGGRGGPYESSVGGPFLGERTRRAEDPNNANDVQVPLSPIRKSAISRDPISPRRVVLGIDKGLKGSEVSLRRPPVSRDSARPGSSFSVTRPSSSSRAGPTMVSQSFPACDSPKIKSFSERLRETKSLDKAKWEKAQRVARSRSTGFTVDKKELEGFKAAAEKAASQANVPQTTEMENHKFSRADIMQAYNRPRSPLRRGGTVSTSSDRSSSRDTNTLGQSNSVPQTKEEHADYDQRTPDPSKFEPFSGLHLSNRILPHSYVSRKTETMKRLRVPDLLRTVKGPEFELPDTDGDYVVFGIVASKSTPREHKEKKSGSGKEKDPYDDGLNNSSKYMVLTLTDLKWSIDLFLFSTAFPKYYKMAPGTLVAILNPSLMPPPPNKIHTNAFSLTISSSEDTILEIGTAQDISFCKAVRKDGKVCDAWVDGRKTEFCDFHVDIQLRKTTAKRMEVNSGPSFGQGPRGGRFGNRGGRGRGGQENGLRNEGAMYDRSTGSTYYITPSISGDPGGDPFGHRSAAGLIDADNPFAAGGHLFHRRGENQSDRFRRRIADEERERNIAKRLGELKSVGSEYLRAQHNNNTPRPPAASSSSQTAKNDDSQSARAALGLDKLARHAGNIKLGRIRKRDFETSHGAGNNNGRSSPVKKTRFITAKGIREAGRESLGTNPGTYSDDDLDIVAE; this is encoded by the exons ATGCCCACAA TGGCCGAGATACCATGGCCTCCCAAATCTCCCCATGATGCTCTCGTGAGCTCGCCCGGCGGACGTCGAAAGTTTGAAGAAATACAGAGACGAAAACACCTTGCTCGTGCGAACCTAGCAAGTCCTTACAAAAGCAAAGCCAGCGAACTGTTGGACGAGCATACTGAGTATGCTGttgatgacgacgatgatgaggAGACATTACAGCTGAAGCTTGCAGCAATTGAGGCCAGACTGAAATTAAAAAGGTTAAAACAGCAGAATGGGACAACATCGAAGCTTACGCGCGCCGACGTGGACGGTGACGGTGGTCGCGGAGGACCCTACGAGTCGAGTGTTGGAGGGCCGTTTCTCGGGGAGAGAACAAGGAGGGCAGAAGATCCGAACAATGCAAATGATGTTCAAGTACCTCTGTCGCCAATAAGAAAGTCGGCCATTTCAAGAGATCCAATATCCCCAAGACGAGTTGTCCTGGGCATTGATAAGGGCTTAAAGGGGAGCGAGGTGTCTCTGAGGCGGCCACCAGTATCCAGGGATTCTGCCAGACCGGGAAGCTCTTTTAGTGTCACCCGACCGAGTTCGTCTTCTCGAGCGGGTCCTACGATGGTATCGCAGAGCTTTCCGGCGTGTGACTCTCCAAAGATTAAAAGTTTCAGCGAAAGACTTCGTGAGACCAAGTCACTCGACAAAGCCAAATGGGAGAAAGCTCAACGCGTGGCACGAAGTCGGAGCACTGGCTTCACGGTGGATAAGAAGGAATTGGAAGGGTTCAAGGCGGCTGCTGAGAAGGCGGCAAGCCAAGCGAACGTCCCTCAAACTACGGAAATGGAAAATCACAAGTTCAGTCGGGCTGACATCATGCAAGCCTACAACCGCCCACGATCCCCGCTACGTCGAGGCGGGACAGTTTCTACAAGTTCTGATAGATCTTCATCAAGGGATACGAATACTTTGGGGCAAAGCAACTCTGTTCCTCAAACTAAAGAAGAACACGCAGATTATGATCAGAGAACCCCTGACCCTTCCAAGTTCGAGCCCTTCTCTGGTCTTCACCTTTCCAATCGCATCTTACCACACTCGTACGTCTCCCGAAAAACAGAGACTATGAAGAGACTACGCGTCCCTGATTTGCTCAGGACCGTTAAAGGTCCCGAATTTGAACTACCTGACACGGATGGCGACTATGTGGTGTTTGGCATAGTGGCTTCCAAGTCTACTCCAAGGGAACACAAGGAAAAGAAATCAGGATCAGGCAAGGAGAAAGATCCTTACGACGACGGTCTTAACAATTCGAGTAAATACATGGTTCTCACGTTAACCGATTTGAAGTGGAGTATTGATCTCTTTCTATTTTCCACGGCGTTCCCCAAATATTACAAAATGGCTCCAGGGACTCTTGTTGCAATATTGAATCCATCTCTTATGCCTCCACCTCCTAACAAGATCCACACAAATGCCTTCAGTCTCACCATATCTTCCTCAGAAGATACGATCCTGGAAATTGGAACTGCCCAGGATATCAGCTTCTGCAAAGCTGTAAGGAAAGACGGAAAAGTCTGCGATGCCTGGGTTGACGGTCGTAAGACTGAATTCTGCGATTTCCATGTAGATATCCAGCTACGAAAGACAACCGCAAAAAGGATGGAAGTTAATAGCGGTCCTAGTTTTGGTCAGGGTCCTCGAGGAGGCCGGTTTGGGAACCGGGGAGGTCGCGGTCGTGGCGGACAAGAGAACGGTCTCAGGAACGAGGGAGCTATGTATGATCGGTCAACCGGATCGACATACTACATTACGCCTTCAATCTCAGGAGATCCGGGTGGAGATCCCTTTGGCCATCGTTCAGCCGCTGGTTTAATAGATGCTGATAACCCATTCGCTGCTGGTGGTCACCTTTTCCATCGCCGTGGTGAAAATCAGAGTGACAGGTTTCGAAGACGGATTGCAGACGAGGAAAGAGAACGCAATATAGCAAAGCGACTCGGAGAGTTGAAAAGTGTAGGCTCGGAATACCTTCGTGCTCAGCATAATAATAACACTCCTCGACCACCAGCCGCGTCTTCGTCTTCCCAAACTGCCAAAAACGATGATTCTCAATCCGCCCGCGCAGCACTCGGACTTGATAAACTGGCTAGACACGCCGGCAATATCAAGCTAGGTCGGATCAGAAAACGAGATTTTGAAACTAGTCATGGTGCCGGAAATAACAATGGGAGGTCGTCGCCTGTAAAGAAGACAAGGTTTATTACTGCAAAGGGGATTCGCGAAGCTGGCAGAGAGAGTTTGGGAACAAATCCGGGCACCTATTCAGACGATGACCTAGACATTGTAGCAGAATAG
- a CDS encoding uncharacterized protein (EggNog:ENOG410PN3V~COG:S~BUSCO:8897at33183) translates to MRTRSSAPAPTQIISVSAAHSTTAQPQKQPKTLVLPTGACEDARFVLLEDPRTGAKSRYYFCPKLGLFEFTLIAPPASTPRSILFVQHPPGAETETNGSSEGIKPSRQPQNELQSAEKCSATQENGFTSRVAELLVATPIDVMFFLLPILAPSPNSKSSRRFFQPLDDVLDAREDLSKHLRNILLDKRFRPQVEHRMSAICDMVEAGEPMFRISEDKLVTELLSKAERIARSGLPPSMEERFVRRALELPILSISKERTSVTTAAEEVTESKENSSQNGMESQVSVNTTASSTTATTDVVSSASISSTSTPPTELSQTPLQNDNASPSTDLIQLLRIRTALQYIQSSYLPPHLSAKVDEILASPSSPKDFTTLTEHLKYIAKVRAEEAASRSLYDNVSRKRGLNDEEAEAAAEKRRKQDEEEKKKKAKESRGVRELKKVNTSGMKKLSAFFGKKS, encoded by the coding sequence ATGAGAACCCGATCCTCGGCGCCAGCGCCCACACAAATTATCAGCGTCTCAGCAGCACATTCGACGACTGCTCAACCCCAAAAGCAACCAAAAACCCTTGTCCTTCCCACCGGTGCATGCGAAGACGCCCGGTTTGTGCTTCTTGAAGATCCGAGAACAGGCGCTAAAAGTCGCTACTACTTCTGTCCGAAACTTGGCCTCTTTGAATTTACTTTGATCGCACCACCAGCATCAACTCCTAGAAGCATTCTGTTCGTTCAACACCCGCCAGGGGCAGAAACGGAGACCAATGGCAGCTCAGAGGGGATAAAGCCATCTAGGCAGCCCCAGAATGAGTTGCAAAGCGCCGAAAAATGTTCAGCTACACAAGAAAATGGATTTACATCCAGAGTAGCAGAGCTCCTCGTTGCTACACCCATAGACGTAATGTTCTTCCTTCTGCCTATCCTCGCTCCATCGCCGAATTCGAAGTCGTCGCGGCGATTTTTCCAGCCTCTAGACGATGTGCTTGATGCCCGAGAAGACTTGTCAAAACACCTTCGAAATATCTTGCTGGACAAGAGATTTAGACCACAAGTTGAACATAGAATGAGCGCGATATGTGATATGGTTGAGGCAGGAGAACCAATGTTCCGAATTAGCGAAGACAAGTTGGTCACAGAACTGTTGTCCAAGGCGGAAAGAATAGCAAGAAGTGGACTGCCACCTAGCATGGAGGAGCGATTCGTTCGGCGGGCCTTGGAGCTCCCAATTTTGAGTATCAGCAAAGAGAGGACTTCAGTGACCACTGCAGCTGAAGAGGTAACTGAAAGCAAAGAGAATTCATCACAAAACGGCATGGAGTCCCAAGTGTCAGTGAACACTACTGCATCGTCAACGACGGCGACTACAGATGTAGTGTCGTCCGCTTCAATATCAAGTACATCGACACCACCTACAGAATTGAGCCAAACACCTCTCCAAAACGACAATGCATCCCCTAGCACCGACTTAATCCAACTCCTTCGCATTCGTACAGCACTGCAATACATCCAATCATCTTATCTACCTCCCCATCTCTCCGCCAAAGTCGACGAAATACTCGCCTCTCCATCCAGCCCTAAAGACTTCACCACCCTTACAGAACACCTAAAATATATTGCGAAAGTCCGCGCAGAGGAAGCAGCGTCACGCTCTCTGTACGACAACGTAAGTCGCAAACGTGGCCTGAACGACGAGGAGGCAGAAGCTGCGGCGGAAAAGAGACGGAAgcaagacgaagaagagaagaagaagaaagccaaaGAGTCACGAGGAGTGCGGGAGTTGAAAAAAGTGAATACATCCGGGATGAAGAAATTGAGTGCTTTTTTTGGAAAGAAATCTTGA
- a CDS encoding uncharacterized protein (EggNog:ENOG410PSGQ~COG:S): MAAPTDDLENLHLQESSEEDFWHPSSRQRPKHTVGKSSENPSGQSVPLPEEREIALQAELHVLRDINKVIEGTIESLDRAKDNMGNVSRTVGSASTLLDTWTRILSQTEHNQRLILNPSWQGATQDIADMENEAVLKQQEAERRESEQQQRKEALARKAAEEERKSAQAAAATSRGLRGTSSRGRARVVGRNPSISSTTQNSQTALRGTTRATTARGTTGLRRPLSSTTRGSSVTSSRGRLRRT, from the exons ATGGCAGCTCCTACCGATGATCTGGAAAATCTACACCTTCAGGAAAGCTCGGAGGAGGACTTCTGGCACCCGAGCTCGAGACAACGACCAAAGCACACCGTTGGGAAGTCTTCAGAAAATCCCTCTGGACAGTCTGTCCCATTGCCTgaggagagagaaattgCCCTGCAAGCGGAATTACATGTACTACGTGATATCAATAAAGTAATCGAGGGTACTATCGAGAGCTTAGACCGCGCCAAAGACAACATGGGA AATGTTTCTCGGACTGTTGGCTCGGCCTCCACCCTTCTCGACACGTGGACACGGATTCTCTCCCAGACAGAACACAACCAAAGACTCATTCTGAACCCTTCTTGGCAGGGAGCGACGCAGGATATCGCCGACATGGAAAACGAGGCTGTCTTAAAGCAGCAAGAGGCAGAACGACGGGAATCGGAACAACAGCAACGAAAAGAAGCGCTAGCTCGAAAAGCAGCAGAGGAGGAGCGCAAGAGTGCGCAAGCCGCAGCTGCAACATCTCGTGGATTACGAGGAACATCATCGAGAGGAAGAGCCCGGGTGGTTGGACGTAATCCCTCCATTTCAAGTACAACGCAGAATTCACAGACGGCCTTACGAGGTACAACTAGAGCTACTACGGCTAGAGGGACGACTGGCTTAAGAAGACCATTGTCTTCTACAACTCGAGGGTCGAGCGTCACAAGTAGCCGGGGACGACTTCGCAGGACTTGA
- a CDS encoding uncharacterized protein (EggNog:ENOG410PQXH~COG:S~BUSCO:9117at33183) encodes MATTPPPRGRLRTPPAPTHECGYNGYSPYSGSPRRSKRLATRNDILHVRNQDGESHVSSDRLHSDSDGNSHYLCHDSDAALSAPNSTKQSPSSNSDIQHNSLLPYTKSSASRVTKKTLPSLPSSHKSSDNTLQQTTMAVGMLPTPAKTPRKKNIPDSGAIARDLFTNRARAMDLERRSQRRPRGKKYSGFSLESFHSNPEENNGSVEIYTDVRDRIPTLNSSEDNPFISRPEEAKTPKVEESDGKAKRRKVNEDDIDRDPAVDEMVNRDDGVLCVFRGKKIFRKFKPKDIDESDGDNDPGLLGSMDDIPSSRTRHFTRSSIKPRVLFPTADQLRTRAAKAKAAKVSEHATNGKEEKMEEQLNASSQSEATDANNDPVTPPSKMTRLATPSTPLASGRSLRSHTKKSESEITPDTSSSPTGNRFSPFDRWTRIKARSSPSGKGKKRSSSSLGHDTPHQSKKVHQSK; translated from the exons ATGGCAACCACTCCCCCCCCTCGAGGAAGACTACGTACTCCTCCTGCTCCCACCCATGAATGCGGATATAATGGGTATTCCCCCTACTCTGGCTCACCACGACGATCAAAGCGCCTAGCAACCCGCAATGATATCCTTCATGTGCGAAATCAAGATGGGGAGTCTCATGTTTCTAGTGATAGACTTCATTCTG ATTCCGACGGAAACTCCCATTATCTCTGTCATGACTCTGACGCCGCTTTATCCGCCCCCAACTCAACCAAACAGTCGCCTTCATCCAATTCTGATATAcaacacaactctctcttaCCTTACACTAAAAGCAGCGCTAGTCGCGTGACAAAGAAAACACTCCCCTCGCTTCCATCCTCACACAAATCTTCAGATAATACACTCCAGCAGACCACCATGGCTGTAGGGATGCTTCCAACTCCTGCCAAAACTCCTCGAAAGAAAAACATTCCGGATTCTGGAGCTATTGCACGAGACTTATTCACAAATCGTGCTCGAGCCATGGACTTAGAGCGACGTTCCCAGAGGCGCCCTAGAGGCAAAAAGTACAGTGGATTTTCATTGGAGAGTTTTCATTCCAACCCGGAAGAGAATAACGGTTCTGTGGAAATCTATACGGACGTCAGAGACCGTATTCCAACTCTGAATTCCTCAGAGGATAATCCCTTTATTAGCCGTCCAGAAGAAGCTAAAACTCCGAAAGTCGAGGAATCTGATGGCAAAgcgaagagaagaaaggtcAACGAGGATGACATTGATCGCGATCCCGCAGTGGATGAAATGGTAAACCGTGATGACGGCGTGCTCTGCGTTTT CCGAGGAAAGAAGATCTTTCGCAAATTCAAGCCTAAAGATATTGACGAGTCTGATGGTGACAACGATCCTGGCCTTTTAGGCTCCATGGATGATATTCCTTCTAGCCGAACCCGCCATTTTACTCGGTCATCTATCAAACCACGAGTTTTGTTCCCAACCGCGGATCAGCTACGCACTCGTGCAGCGAAAGCAAAAGCTGCCAAGGTGAGCGAACACGCGACAAacggaaaagaagaaaaaatggAAGAACAATTAAATGCATCGAGCCAAAGCGAGGCAACTGACGCGAATAATGATCCTGTTACTCCCCCGTCTAAGATGACGCGTCTTGCCACGCCTTCAACTCCTCTCGCTTCGGGCCGTTCCCTTCGCTCTCATACCAAGAAGTCCGAATCTGAGATTACTCCAGATACTTCTAGCAGTCCGACTGGAAATCGGTTTAGCCCTTTTGATCGTTGGACACGTATCAAAGCTCGGTCTTCTCCATCCGGTAAAGGAAAGAAGCGAAGCTCCAGCTCTCTCGGACACGATACTCCCCACCAATCCAAGAAAGTTCATCAGTCTAAGTGA
- the ILV2 gene encoding Acetolactate synthase, mitochondrial (EggNog:ENOG410PFW3~COG:E~BUSCO:2410at33183), protein MLSARPSRSALCAIQLKPSRLAPRQFSTTQIVAAVSPHRRSAQKISAGEATKRGQSTATATVTQTRPIPSPAFNQEPQQYASPLQSRQYPGLDDSFVGLSGGEIFHEMMLRLDVKHVFGYPGGAILPVFDAIYNSKHFDFVLPRHEQGAGHMAQGYARASGKPGVVLVTSGPGATNVITPMQDALSDGTPMVVFCGQVPTTAIGTDAFQEADVIGISRACTKWNVMVKNVAELPRRIKEAFEIATSGRPGPVLVDLPKDVTAGILRKPIPMTSTLPSHPSAATLAARELSRKQLEATVKRVANLVNVAKKPILYVGQGLLARPEGPALLKELADKACIPVTTTLQGLGGFDELDSKSLHMLGMHGSAYANMAMQEADLIIALGARFDDRVTGNIAKFAPQAKAAAQQGRGGIIHFEVMPKNINKVVEATEAVEGDCADNLALLIPQIKAVAERPEWFSQINDWKARFPLSSYERQTPDGLIKPQYVIEKLSDLTAHMKDRTIITTGVGQHQMWAAQHFRWRHPRTMITSGGLGTMGYGLPSAIGAKVARPDCLVVDIDGDASFNMTLTELSTAAQFNIGIKALILNNEEQGMVTQWQSLFYEDRFAHTHQKNPDFVKLAEAMGVQAQRCAKPEDIESSLKWLLETDGPALLEVITDKKVPVLPMVPAGKALHEFLVYDEAKEKERRALMKKRSGH, encoded by the exons ATGCTGTCCGCGAGACCATCAAGGAGCGCCCTGTGCGCCATCCAGTTGAAACCATCACGCCTCGCTCCCAGACAATTCTCAACCACACAAATTGTAGCTGCAGTCTCCCCGCACCGTCGATCCGCGcagaagatatcagctgGTGAGGCCACAAAACGCGGACAGAGCACTGCAACTGCAACTGTAAC ACAAACAAGGCCGATTCCGAGTCCTGCTTTTAATCAGGAACCTCAACAATATGCATCGCCGCTGCAGAGCAGGCAATACCCAGGCTTGGATGACTC CTTTGTCGGACTGAGTGGGGGCGAGATCTTCCACGAAATGATGCTAAGGCTCGACGTGAAGCACGTCT TTGGTTACCCTGGTGGCGCTATTTTGCCTGTCTTTGATGCCATTTACAACTCGAAACACTTCGATTTCGTCCTCCCCCGACACGAACAAGGCGCTGGTCATATGGCACAAGGCTATGCAAGAGCATCTGGCAAACCTGGAGTGGTGCTGGTCACCTCTGGACCTGGAGCGACCAACGTCATAACTCCAATGCAGGACGCCCTCTCTGACGGTACGCCGATGGTCGTTTTCTGTGGCCAGGTCCCCACAACGGCTATTGGCACCGATGCTTTCCAGGAAGCCGACGTTATTGGGATCTCCAGAGCCTGCACTAAGTGGAACGTCATGGTCAAGAATGTCGCCGAACTCCCAAGACGCATCAAGGAAGCCTTTGAAATTGCTACTAGTGGCCGCCCCGGCCCCGTTTTGGTTGATTTGCCCAAGGATGTTACAGCCGGAATTTTGAGAAAACCTATCCCCATGACCTCCACCCTTCCTTCACATCCAAGTGCAGCCACCCTCGCTGCCCGTGAGCTTAGCAGGAAACAACTTGAGGCCACCGTCAAGCGTGTAGCCAATCTAGTCAACGTTGCCAAGAAGCCCATCCTGTACGTTGGCCAGGGTCTCCTTGCCCGCCCAGAGGGACCCGCCCTCCTCAAAGAGCTGGCCGATAAGGCCTGTATCCCGGTCACCACCACATTGCAGGGTCTTGGTGGTTTCGATGAACTCGACTCCAAATCGCTCCATATGCTTGGCATGCACGGATCAGCTTATGCCAACATGGCGATGCAAGAGGCAGATCTGATCATTGCGCTGGGTGCTCGATTTGACGACCGTGTCACTGGTAACATTGCCAAGTTTGCTCCTCAGGCCAAGGCCGCCGCCCAACAAGGCCGTGGAGGCATTATTCATTTCGAGGTCATGCCCAAGAACATTAACAAAGTTGTCGAGGCTACAGAGGCTGTTGAGGGTGACTGCGCCGATAACCTTGCACTACTCATTCCCCAGATCAAAGCGGTAGCGGAGCGACCAGAGTGGTTTTCTCAGATTAATGACTGGAAAGCCCGATTCCCCTTGTCTTCATATGAGAGACAAACCCCAGACGGACTTATCAAACCCCAGTACGTCATTGAAAAGTTGAGCGATCTCACAGCTCACATGAAGGATCGTACTATTATCACGACCGGTGTCGGTCAGCATCAAATGTGGGCTGCGCAACACTTCCGATGGAGACACCCTCGTACGATGATTACTTCTGGCGGCCTTGGCACTATGGGTTACGGCTTGCCGTCCGCTATTGGCGCGAAGGTGGCGCGGCCTGACTGCTTGGTTGTTGATATCGATGGCGATGCTTCATTTAATATGACCCTCACTGAATTGTCTACCGCTGCCCAATTTAACATTGGCATCAAGGCACTCATTTTGAACAACGAAGAGCAGGGAATGGTCACACAATGGCAGAGTCTGTTCTACGAGGACCGCTTTGCCCATACCCACCAGAAAAACCCCGATTTCGTTAAGTTGGCGGAGGCTATGGGAGTGCAGGCACAGAGGTGCGCAAAACCGGAAGACATCGAATCAAGCCTGAAATGGCTGCTTGAGACCGATGGTCCTGCTCTCCTTGAAGTTATCACCGATAAAAAGGTTCCCGTCCTTCCCATGGTGCCCGCTGGAAAGGCTTTGCATGAGTTCCTAGTGTACGATGAAG ccaaagaaaaagagagaagagccTTGATGAAGAAACGATCTGGACATTAA